A genomic window from Thermodesulfovibrionia bacterium includes:
- the rplL gene encoding 50S ribosomal protein L7/L12, whose protein sequence is MSATKEDVFGFIDKMTILEISEFIKEFETRYGVSAAAPVAAAAAAAPAAAAVEEKTSFDVVLTAAGDKKIQVIKVVREITSLGLKEAKDLVDGAPSPVKTGVTKDEAEAIKAKLVEQGATVEVK, encoded by the coding sequence ATGTCAGCAACAAAGGAAGATGTATTTGGATTTATTGACAAGATGACGATTCTGGAGATATCAGAGTTCATTAAGGAGTTTGAGACAAGATACGGCGTCAGCGCAGCAGCGCCTGTCGCGGCAGCGGCAGCAGCAGCTCCGGCAGCAGCAGCCGTGGAAGAGAAGACCAGCTTTGATGTAGTTCTTACTGCAGCGGGTGACAAGAAGATACAGGTGATAAAGGTTGTCAGGGAGATCACCAGCCTCGGCCTTAAAGAGGCAAAAGACCTTGTTGACGGCGCGCCAAGTCCTGTTAAGACCGGCGTGACAAAGGATGAAGCAGAGGCGATCAAGGCAAAGCTTGTAGAGCAGGGCGCAACTGTAGAAGTTAAGTAA
- the rplA gene encoding 50S ribosomal protein L1 gives MSKKHDEAKGKINRENQYNLKEAIDLVKGLAHTKFDETVDLAVNIGIDAKKSDQLVRGSVVLPHGLGKEVRVVVFAKGDKGKEAMDAGADFVGADDLADKISKGWFEFDRVIATPDIMGVVGKIGKLLGPRGLMPNPKTGTVTFDVGNAVKEAKAGKVEYKTEKGAIIHVPIGKVSFESEKLFDNAQSVIKSIVRSKPSTSKGKFLKKISVSSTMGAGVPVDTQTAVPA, from the coding sequence ATGAGCAAGAAACATGATGAAGCAAAAGGAAAGATAAACAGGGAAAATCAATATAACCTGAAAGAGGCGATTGACCTTGTCAAAGGGCTTGCGCATACGAAGTTTGATGAAACCGTTGACCTTGCCGTTAATATCGGCATTGACGCCAAGAAATCCGACCAGCTTGTAAGGGGCAGTGTTGTTCTCCCTCACGGACTCGGGAAGGAAGTGCGGGTCGTGGTCTTTGCAAAAGGCGATAAGGGCAAGGAGGCGATGGATGCCGGAGCTGATTTTGTAGGCGCTGATGACCTTGCCGATAAGATAAGCAAGGGCTGGTTTGAGTTTGACAGAGTAATTGCAACTCCTGACATCATGGGTGTTGTCGGTAAGATAGGCAAGCTGCTGGGGCCAAGGGGTCTCATGCCTAATCCGAAGACAGGTACTGTTACTTTTGATGTAGGGAATGCCGTTAAAGAGGCAAAGGCCGGAAAAGTAGAGTACAAGACAGAAAAGGGAGCCATTATCCATGTCCCGATAGGCAAGGTCTCATTTGAGAGCGAAAAGCTTTTTGACAATGCCCAATCTGTCATTAAATCTATCGTCAGGTCAAAGCCTTCTACAAGCAAGGGGAAATTTTTAAAGAAGATATCTGTTTCATCAACTATGGGAGCAGGTGTACCCGTAGATACACAGACAGCAGTACCGGCATAG
- the rplJ gene encoding 50S ribosomal protein L10 gives MKKEEKVHVIAELHEKFNKATGLIFTDYRGLTVEEISDLRQKLREHSFEYRVVKNTLAKRAAVDTPVDAAKEIFKGPLGVAFGYDDPVLLAKKMLEFSKGNEKLQIKGGIVEGGVCNAAEIKTISELPSREVQLSMLIGAMQSPISKLARLLNASVAQIVYAMEALKTKRDS, from the coding sequence CTGAAGAAAGAAGAGAAAGTCCACGTAATAGCAGAGCTCCACGAAAAGTTCAACAAGGCAACAGGTCTTATCTTTACCGATTACAGAGGGCTCACTGTTGAAGAGATATCCGATCTCAGGCAGAAGCTGAGGGAACATTCCTTCGAATACAGGGTAGTAAAGAACACTCTTGCCAAGAGAGCTGCAGTTGATACACCTGTTGATGCCGCAAAAGAGATATTCAAAGGCCCGTTAGGAGTGGCGTTCGGCTATGATGATCCTGTTTTGCTTGCCAAGAAGATGCTTGAGTTCAGCAAGGGAAACGAAAAGCTCCAGATCAAAGGAGGGATTGTTGAAGGCGGGGTCTGCAATGCCGCGGAGATCAAGACGATCTCAGAGCTTCCGTCAAGAGAAGTTCAGCTGTCAATGCTTATCGGGGCCATGCAGTCGCCTATCAGCAAGCTTGCAAGGCTGCTGAATGCGTCAGTCGCTCAGATTGTTTACGCAATGGAAGCGCTTAAGACTAAGCGTGATTCATAA
- the rpoB gene encoding DNA-directed RNA polymerase subunit beta: MASSSRVRKNLGKSSEEVLAIPDLLEIQKRSYYRFLQQDIQPSKKEDIGLQAAFSSVFPIFDYNETASMEFVEYVVGKPKFDARECLERGVNYATPLKIKVRLNLWEKDDSGKKIIKESREQEVYLGELPLMTDTGTFIINGIERVIVSQLHRSPGVFFSPDKVKTSLGGKTLFSARIIPARGSWFDFEFDSKDILYVRIDRRKKLPATIILKALDYSEEAILKMYYPTEVINIKKGAVTRKVSDVLVGLRASIEIIAPKTKEVIVKENGKITDSVYKKIQAAGIDSIPLLKEDLIGRVTLKDIIDPETGEVILESNEEISEDIFNKISSFKEVELQLLFIDGIRYLPSLRNTLMMDKVVTKDEALTQIYKKLRPGDPPSMADAEALFNGLFFDPKRYDLSTVGRLKLNKRLRLDIPLETRILTDKDIIEIFRYLFELRAGRGEIDDIDHLGNRRIRAVGELLENQFRIGLVRMERAIKEKMILAELETAMPHDLINAKTVIAVIKEFFGSSQLSQFMDQTNPLSEITHKRRLSALGPGGLTRERAGFEVRDVHPTHYGRICPVETPEGPNIGLITSLATYARVNDFGFIETPYRIVKDGTATKEIEYLSAIDGEKHIIAQSTTPLDKDGNLIGETVAGRSGGDFKMLNPNDIQYMDVSPKQIVSVATALIPFLENDDANRALMGSNMQRQAVPLLHTEAPRVGTGMEVVAAKGSGVVITAKRAGEVASVDSARIIIKANDGGVDIYTLVKFYRSNQATSVNQKPIVKLGDSIKKGQVIADGPATDMGELALGKNVMLAFMPWGGYNFEDAIIISKRLVKEDVYTSVHIEEFSIEARETKLGPEEITRDIPNIGEEALRNLDESGIIRIGAKIKPGDILVGKVTPKSETQLTPEEKLLRAIFGEKAEEVREDCLYVPPGINGTVLDVKIFTRKSAQKDKRAKSIEEDEIASLERDHEDEAAILKENNYARMRKLLLNQTVTEGIKSQKTSDLICAKGKQLTAKILEEVPDKLLSKIGIANENITEEVVAIAKEILSGLKKLESYYEEKKENFKKGDVLPPGVLKTVKVYIAMKRKIQVGDKMAGRHGNKGVISIIVPEEDMPYMPDGTPIDIVLNPLGVPSRMNVGQILEIHLGWAAKELGIFVATPVFESIKETEIKDLLREAKLPASGQIILHDGKTGEPFNNAVTVGCMYMMKLHHLVENKMHARSIGPYSLVTQQPLGGKAQFGGQRLGEMEVWALEAYGAASTLQEFLTVKSDDVAGRSRVYEAIVKGDANLEPGVPESFHVLIKELQSLGLDVELLEDKLSHDGDQGSEKHKHTASDKGKGGK; the protein is encoded by the coding sequence ATGGCCAGTAGTTCTAGGGTTAGAAAAAATCTTGGGAAGTCGTCAGAAGAGGTGCTTGCCATTCCTGATCTTCTTGAGATCCAAAAGCGATCTTATTACCGTTTCTTGCAGCAGGATATCCAGCCTTCCAAAAAAGAGGATATAGGTTTACAGGCGGCCTTCAGCAGCGTCTTCCCTATATTTGATTATAATGAAACAGCATCCATGGAGTTTGTCGAATATGTAGTCGGCAAGCCTAAATTTGATGCAAGGGAATGCCTGGAGAGGGGCGTGAACTATGCGACCCCTTTAAAGATAAAGGTCAGGCTGAATCTCTGGGAAAAAGATGATTCCGGCAAAAAAATAATAAAAGAATCCAGGGAGCAGGAAGTTTATTTAGGAGAGCTCCCGCTGATGACAGATACCGGCACTTTTATTATTAACGGCATCGAGAGGGTCATTGTAAGCCAGCTGCACAGGTCACCCGGAGTATTTTTCAGCCCGGACAAGGTAAAGACGAGCTTAGGCGGTAAAACGCTTTTTTCTGCCCGGATAATACCGGCAAGAGGGTCATGGTTTGACTTTGAGTTCGACTCAAAAGATATCCTTTATGTAAGGATCGACAGAAGGAAGAAGCTTCCTGCCACGATAATACTCAAGGCCCTTGACTATTCCGAAGAAGCTATCCTGAAGATGTATTATCCCACTGAAGTCATAAATATCAAAAAAGGCGCTGTGACCCGCAAGGTAAGTGATGTGCTGGTAGGGTTGAGGGCGTCTATCGAGATAATCGCTCCAAAGACAAAAGAGGTAATAGTCAAAGAGAACGGCAAGATCACAGACTCTGTATATAAGAAGATCCAGGCTGCCGGGATAGATAGTATCCCTCTCTTGAAAGAAGACCTTATCGGCAGGGTTACGCTGAAGGACATTATTGACCCTGAGACCGGAGAGGTCATTCTGGAAAGCAACGAAGAAATAAGCGAGGATATATTTAATAAGATATCTTCTTTTAAAGAGGTTGAGCTTCAGCTCCTGTTCATTGACGGCATCAGGTATCTTCCTTCACTTAGAAACACATTAATGATGGATAAGGTAGTTACTAAAGATGAGGCGCTCACCCAGATATATAAAAAGCTGAGGCCTGGAGACCCGCCTTCTATGGCCGATGCTGAAGCGCTCTTCAACGGGCTCTTCTTTGACCCCAAGAGATATGATCTTTCAACTGTCGGAAGGTTGAAGCTGAACAAACGCCTGCGCCTTGACATTCCTCTGGAGACGAGGATCCTGACGGATAAGGATATCATTGAGATCTTCCGTTATTTATTTGAGTTAAGGGCCGGCCGCGGAGAGATCGATGATATTGACCACTTGGGAAACAGAAGGATAAGGGCTGTCGGCGAGCTTCTGGAGAATCAGTTCAGGATAGGCCTTGTGAGGATGGAGAGGGCCATCAAGGAAAAGATGATACTTGCGGAACTTGAGACTGCAATGCCGCATGACCTTATAAACGCAAAGACTGTTATTGCCGTGATCAAGGAGTTCTTCGGATCGAGCCAGCTGAGCCAGTTCATGGATCAGACAAACCCCTTATCAGAGATAACGCATAAAAGAAGGCTCAGTGCCCTCGGGCCCGGCGGTCTTACAAGGGAGAGGGCAGGTTTTGAGGTCAGGGATGTTCACCCTACTCATTACGGCCGTATATGTCCTGTTGAAACTCCTGAAGGCCCGAATATCGGACTGATAACATCGCTGGCCACTTATGCAAGGGTCAATGATTTTGGTTTCATAGAGACTCCTTACAGAATAGTGAAAGACGGCACCGCTACTAAAGAGATAGAGTATCTGTCTGCCATAGACGGTGAAAAGCATATCATTGCGCAGTCAACGACTCCTCTGGATAAGGACGGCAACCTCATAGGTGAGACTGTCGCAGGCAGGTCAGGAGGGGACTTTAAGATGCTGAACCCCAATGACATTCAGTATATGGATGTCTCTCCAAAACAGATCGTCAGCGTTGCAACAGCGCTCATTCCTTTTCTTGAAAATGATGACGCCAACAGGGCGCTCATGGGCTCCAACATGCAGAGGCAGGCTGTCCCGCTGCTCCATACAGAAGCCCCAAGGGTCGGCACCGGAATGGAAGTTGTAGCAGCCAAGGGTTCTGGAGTTGTCATAACTGCCAAACGGGCCGGAGAAGTTGCGTCTGTTGATTCTGCAAGGATAATAATCAAGGCTAATGACGGCGGAGTGGATATTTATACACTCGTAAAGTTCTATAGATCCAACCAGGCTACGAGCGTTAATCAGAAGCCTATCGTAAAGCTGGGGGACTCTATAAAAAAAGGACAGGTAATAGCTGACGGGCCTGCTACCGACATGGGCGAACTGGCCCTCGGCAAGAACGTCATGCTTGCCTTCATGCCATGGGGCGGGTACAACTTTGAGGATGCCATTATTATCAGCAAACGCCTCGTTAAGGAAGATGTATATACATCAGTACATATCGAAGAGTTCTCTATAGAGGCCAGGGAGACAAAGCTCGGGCCTGAAGAGATAACAAGGGATATACCGAACATCGGCGAAGAGGCACTCAGGAACCTTGATGAGAGCGGGATAATAAGAATAGGTGCCAAGATCAAGCCCGGAGATATACTTGTCGGCAAGGTCACCCCAAAGAGCGAGACACAGCTTACACCTGAAGAGAAGTTACTCAGGGCCATCTTCGGTGAAAAGGCTGAAGAGGTCAGAGAGGACTGCCTTTATGTTCCGCCCGGGATCAACGGTACTGTGCTGGATGTAAAGATATTCACAAGAAAGAGCGCCCAGAAGGACAAGAGGGCAAAGAGCATTGAAGAGGATGAGATAGCCAGCCTTGAACGCGACCATGAGGATGAGGCGGCCATATTAAAAGAGAACAACTATGCCAGGATGAGAAAGCTTCTGCTGAATCAGACGGTTACTGAAGGGATAAAGTCTCAAAAGACAAGCGATCTCATATGCGCGAAAGGGAAACAGCTTACAGCAAAGATCCTTGAAGAGGTCCCTGATAAACTTCTTTCCAAGATAGGTATCGCAAACGAGAATATCACAGAAGAGGTTGTAGCAATTGCAAAGGAGATACTCTCGGGTTTAAAGAAGCTTGAAAGCTATTACGAAGAGAAGAAGGAGAACTTTAAGAAAGGCGATGTGCTTCCTCCGGGTGTTCTTAAGACCGTAAAGGTTTATATAGCCATGAAGAGGAAGATCCAGGTCGGAGACAAGATGGCAGGAAGGCATGGCAATAAGGGAGTTATCTCTATAATAGTTCCTGAAGAGGATATGCCTTATATGCCTGACGGGACACCTATTGATATAGTCCTTAACCCTCTTGGCGTTCCCTCACGTATGAATGTGGGTCAGATCCTGGAGATTCATCTCGGGTGGGCGGCAAAGGAGCTTGGGATATTTGTGGCTACGCCTGTTTTTGAAAGTATTAAAGAGACAGAGATAAAGGATCTGTTAAGAGAGGCAAAACTGCCTGCAAGCGGGCAGATAATCCTGCATGACGGCAAGACCGGGGAGCCTTTCAATAACGCTGTTACGGTAGGCTGCATGTATATGATGAAGCTCCATCACCTGGTAGAGAACAAGATGCACGCGCGTTCCATAGGGCCTTATTCACTTGTAACGCAGCAGCCGCTCGGAGGCAAGGCGCAGTTCGGCGGACAGAGGCTCGGTGAGATGGAGGTCTGGGCGCTTGAGGCATACGGCGCTGCATCCACACTTCAGGAATTTCTTACTGTAAAGAGTGACGATGTGGCCGGAAGGTCGCGCGTTTATGAAGCTATTGTCAAAGGCGATGCAAATCTTGAGCCGGGCGTTCCTGAATCATTCCATGTTCTTATCAAGGAACTCCAGAGCCTTGGCCTTGATGTGGAACTTCTGGAAGACAAGCTGTCACACGACGGAGACCAGGGTTCTGAAAAGCACAAACATACAGCCTCGGATAAGGGAAAAGGGGGTAAATAA
- the rpoC gene encoding DNA-directed RNA polymerase subunit beta', producing the protein MEDIYSIFEKPKNPTEFEVIKIKLASPEKIRAWSYGEVTKPETINYRTFKPERDGLFCAKIFGPVKDWECICGKYKRMKHRGVVCDKCGVEVIQAKARRERLGHIELATPVAHIWFLKGIPSRIGTLLDMTMRQLERVLYFESYVVVDPGDTKLKEQDLLTDEEFRKKTQELGDTFKAGIGAEAVRELLRSIDLDALSKSLRLKIQASSSIGVKRKLTKRLRVVEAFRKSGNKPDWMIMDVIPVLPPDLRPLVPLEGGRFATSDLNDLYRRVINRNNRLKRLMELKAPSVIIRNEKRMLQEAVDALFDNGRRSKVLKAATKRPLKSLSDMLKGKQGRFRQNLLGKRVDYSGRSVIVVGPDLKLHQCGVPKSMALELFTPFVFSKLEEKGYVTTIKAAKKMVERGDEAIWDCLDEVIREHPVLLNRAPTLHRLGIQAFDPVLVEGKAIKLHPLVCTAFNADFDGDQMAIHIPLSIEAQIEARVLMMSVNNILNPSNGEPITIPSQDMVLGIYYLTKKKTGAKGEGKTFYGPEEVRIAYDAGVVSVHAAVKVRMNGAFVDTTVGRIILNEIVHEDIPYEMVNKVMTKKEVGKLISYYYKRVGRKETVAFLDNIEKIGFKYATISGSSICIDDMHIPHQKTEFIKKAEHEVLDVETQYSDGLITNGERYNKVVDIWAQVTEKVADAMMKELGAEGVKHVEKLTDDELKELRSFNNIFMMADSGARGSAAQIRQLAGMRGLMAKPSGEIIETPITANFREGLAPLQYFISTHGARKGLADTALKTANSGYLTRRLVDVTQDVVISQDDCGTRDGIEVASLVESGEIIEPLEERIFGRVSAEDVKDPITGKVIAKRNVEINSQLSQDIVGAGISNVKIRSVLTCESKHGVCRQCYGRDLGRGEPVEIGAAVGIVAAQSIGEPGTQLTMRTFHIGGTATRMVEQSVLKAKNNGSVQFIDLPTVQFDDVNNVNKEKYLVALSRNGSIAIVDSKGREKEKYSVVYGAKIKVKDGQKINAGDLLVEWDPYSIPIVTQVGGKIALGDIIEGVTVKEEVDEVTGLSHKVVIEYPPDRRPRLSIKDEHGRATQKIPGTNNIARYLLSLGSHLLVDRGDLVQPGDIIAKIPRETSKTKDITGGLPRVAELFEARKPKEHAVVSEIDGIVEFKGFHKGMRVVNVRGGTDTREYNIPKGKHLSVNEGEFVKAGEPLMDGSVNPHSILEILGPKELQRYLVGEVQKVYRLQGVSINDKHIEVIARQMMKKVKIEDSGDTGFLEGEQVDKADFEAENLKMVKQKGQPAKAKPILLGITKASLSTYSFISAASFQETTRVLTEAAISGATDELRGLKENVIMGRLIPAGTGMPRYKDTFLGTVEKE; encoded by the coding sequence GTGGAAGATATATATTCGATTTTTGAAAAGCCGAAAAACCCGACAGAGTTTGAGGTGATAAAGATAAAGCTTGCCTCTCCTGAAAAGATAAGGGCATGGTCATATGGAGAGGTTACAAAACCTGAAACAATAAACTACCGTACCTTCAAACCTGAAAGGGACGGCCTCTTCTGTGCCAAGATATTCGGCCCTGTCAAGGACTGGGAGTGCATCTGCGGCAAGTACAAGAGGATGAAACACAGGGGAGTGGTCTGTGATAAGTGCGGCGTTGAGGTCATCCAGGCAAAGGCAAGACGGGAAAGGCTCGGCCACATAGAGCTGGCGACCCCTGTTGCTCATATATGGTTTTTAAAGGGGATACCTTCAAGGATAGGCACTCTTCTTGATATGACCATGAGACAGCTTGAGAGGGTGCTCTATTTTGAGAGCTATGTTGTTGTTGACCCCGGCGATACCAAGCTGAAGGAACAAGACCTTCTCACAGATGAGGAGTTTAGAAAAAAGACACAGGAATTAGGCGACACGTTCAAGGCAGGCATAGGCGCAGAGGCTGTAAGGGAACTGCTCAGAAGCATAGATCTTGATGCCCTCAGCAAGTCATTAAGGCTCAAGATCCAGGCATCTTCCTCAATAGGCGTCAAGAGAAAACTTACCAAGAGGCTGAGGGTTGTAGAGGCGTTCAGGAAATCAGGCAACAAACCTGACTGGATGATAATGGATGTCATACCGGTACTTCCGCCTGACCTTCGTCCGCTGGTTCCGCTTGAAGGCGGCAGATTTGCAACATCTGACCTTAACGATCTTTACAGAAGGGTCATTAATAGAAATAACAGGCTTAAGAGGCTTATGGAGCTTAAGGCTCCAAGCGTTATCATACGTAATGAAAAGAGGATGCTGCAGGAGGCTGTTGACGCGCTGTTTGATAACGGCAGGAGAAGTAAGGTACTGAAGGCTGCTACAAAGAGGCCTCTCAAATCACTCAGTGATATGCTCAAGGGCAAGCAGGGGCGTTTCAGGCAGAATCTCCTTGGTAAGAGGGTTGATTACTCAGGCCGTTCGGTTATCGTTGTAGGTCCTGATCTTAAACTCCATCAATGCGGAGTTCCAAAGAGCATGGCGCTTGAGCTCTTCACACCTTTTGTCTTCAGCAAGCTTGAAGAGAAGGGATATGTCACTACGATAAAGGCTGCAAAGAAGATGGTTGAGAGGGGAGATGAGGCTATCTGGGACTGTCTTGACGAGGTCATCAGGGAGCATCCGGTCCTTCTTAACAGGGCGCCGACCCTTCACAGACTTGGCATTCAGGCATTTGACCCTGTGCTTGTAGAGGGCAAGGCTATAAAGCTTCACCCGCTTGTATGTACGGCATTTAACGCTGACTTTGACGGCGACCAGATGGCTATTCATATTCCTCTTTCGATAGAGGCGCAGATAGAGGCAAGGGTGCTTATGATGTCTGTTAATAATATCCTCAACCCTTCTAACGGTGAGCCGATAACAATACCTTCGCAGGACATGGTCCTGGGCATTTACTATCTCACAAAGAAGAAGACAGGGGCAAAAGGAGAAGGCAAGACCTTTTACGGTCCGGAAGAAGTGAGGATAGCTTATGATGCAGGAGTAGTAAGCGTGCATGCCGCTGTTAAGGTGAGAATGAACGGCGCTTTTGTTGACACAACAGTCGGCCGCATCATCCTTAATGAGATAGTGCATGAAGATATACCATATGAGATGGTGAACAAGGTAATGACCAAGAAAGAGGTCGGAAAGCTTATCAGCTATTACTACAAGAGGGTTGGAAGAAAAGAGACGGTCGCTTTCCTTGATAATATTGAGAAGATAGGATTTAAATATGCGACCATATCAGGTTCCTCGATCTGCATAGATGACATGCATATCCCGCACCAGAAGACCGAGTTCATAAAGAAGGCGGAGCATGAGGTACTGGATGTAGAGACACAGTATTCTGACGGCCTTATCACAAACGGCGAGCGGTATAACAAGGTCGTGGACATATGGGCGCAGGTCACAGAGAAGGTCGCGGATGCGATGATGAAGGAACTGGGCGCTGAAGGCGTAAAGCATGTTGAAAAGCTTACTGATGACGAACTTAAAGAGCTTCGTTCATTTAATAATATCTTCATGATGGCAGATTCCGGCGCAAGGGGTTCTGCCGCACAGATAAGGCAGCTGGCAGGAATGAGGGGACTTATGGCAAAGCCTTCGGGTGAGATCATCGAGACCCCGATAACCGCTAACTTCAGGGAAGGGCTGGCGCCGCTTCAATATTTCATCTCAACGCACGGCGCGAGAAAGGGGCTTGCCGACACGGCGTTAAAGACGGCAAACTCAGGTTACCTCACAAGAAGACTTGTCGATGTCACCCAGGATGTTGTTATTTCGCAGGATGACTGCGGCACACGTGACGGGATCGAGGTCGCAAGCCTTGTAGAGAGCGGCGAGATCATTGAACCGCTTGAGGAGAGGATATTCGGAAGAGTATCAGCAGAAGATGTTAAGGACCCGATAACCGGAAAGGTGATAGCAAAGAGAAACGTGGAGATAAACAGCCAGCTTTCTCAGGATATAGTTGGTGCAGGAATAAGCAACGTCAAGATAAGGTCTGTTCTTACATGTGAGTCAAAACACGGTGTCTGCAGGCAGTGTTACGGCAGGGACCTTGGAAGAGGCGAACCTGTAGAGATAGGCGCAGCCGTTGGTATAGTGGCAGCGCAGTCCATAGGTGAGCCCGGGACACAGCTTACCATGAGAACCTTCCATATCGGCGGTACAGCAACAAGAATGGTCGAGCAGAGCGTGCTTAAGGCCAAGAATAACGGATCGGTACAGTTCATTGACCTCCCTACAGTTCAGTTCGATGATGTTAATAATGTCAATAAAGAAAAATATCTTGTCGCGCTTAGCCGTAATGGAAGCATCGCAATCGTGGATTCAAAAGGAAGAGAGAAGGAAAAATATTCTGTAGTTTATGGAGCAAAGATAAAGGTCAAGGATGGCCAGAAGATAAATGCGGGAGATCTGCTTGTAGAGTGGGATCCGTACTCAATACCGATCGTCACGCAGGTCGGCGGCAAGATAGCTCTTGGAGATATTATAGAAGGCGTAACGGTTAAGGAAGAGGTTGATGAAGTTACAGGGCTTTCGCATAAAGTTGTTATCGAGTACCCGCCTGACAGAAGGCCGAGGCTTTCCATTAAGGATGAACATGGGAGAGCCACACAGAAGATCCCGGGCACAAACAATATTGCGCGATACCTGCTTTCACTTGGTTCTCATCTTCTTGTTGACAGAGGGGATCTCGTACAGCCCGGTGACATAATTGCCAAGATCCCGAGAGAGACTTCAAAGACAAAGGACATCACCGGAGGACTTCCGCGTGTTGCCGAACTCTTTGAGGCAAGGAAGCCGAAAGAACATGCTGTCGTCAGTGAGATCGACGGTATTGTGGAATTCAAGGGCTTTCACAAGGGCATGAGAGTTGTAAATGTAAGAGGCGGCACGGATACGAGAGAGTACAACATACCAAAGGGCAAGCACCTCAGTGTAAACGAAGGCGAGTTTGTGAAAGCCGGTGAACCTCTCATGGACGGCTCTGTAAATCCGCACAGCATACTGGAGATCCTCGGACCCAAAGAGCTTCAGCGTTATCTTGTGGGAGAGGTGCAGAAGGTCTACAGGCTTCAGGGCGTCTCTATCAACGACAAGCACATAGAAGTTATCGCCAGGCAGATGATGAAGAAGGTGAAGATCGAGGATTCAGGAGATACAGGATTTCTCGAAGGCGAGCAGGTCGACAAGGCAGACTTTGAGGCCGAGAACCTGAAGATGGTGAAACAGAAGGGGCAGCCTGCAAAGGCGAAACCTATCCTGCTTGGTATCACAAAGGCATCACTTAGCACTTACAGCTTTATCTCCGCAGCCTCTTTCCAGGAGACCACAAGGGTGCTCACAGAGGCGGCCATAAGCGGAGCGACTGATGAGCTGAGAGGGCTTAAAGAGAATGTGATCATGGGAAGACTTATCCCTGCCGGTACAGGAATGCCGAGGTATAAAGATACTTTTCTTGGGACAGTAGAAAAAGAATAA
- a CDS encoding potassium channel protein, which produces MIVNIQERIIRPILVIAGVISFGTAGYFFVEGWNLFDSLYMTIITLTTVGYGEIHPLSMAGRFFTIILIMFGVGAMLYALGVGARLIFEGEIREVFGRSKLDKKIQSIKDHYIICGHGRMGKIICKEMLQHGAPFVVIENSVENPALASPGVLMLKGDATQDADLKEAGIERAKGLISVLPSDADNLYVVLSARGLNPKLRIVARAGEEGSDKKLLRAGADNVISPYQIGGLRIAHTLLKPSVVDFLEFATRSGNLELQIEEVKVKKESNFTGRTLDECGLRKALRVIIVAIKRETGEMEFNPTSSSIIKTGDTLIAMGEKKQLKELAQLIGA; this is translated from the coding sequence ATGATCGTGAATATACAGGAAAGGATAATACGCCCGATATTGGTCATTGCCGGCGTTATATCGTTTGGCACAGCAGGCTATTTTTTTGTAGAGGGATGGAATTTATTCGATTCCCTTTACATGACGATAATAACCCTGACCACTGTAGGGTATGGGGAGATCCACCCCCTTTCAATGGCAGGAAGGTTTTTTACCATTATTCTTATAATGTTTGGCGTGGGAGCGATGCTTTACGCGCTTGGCGTCGGGGCCAGATTGATATTTGAAGGAGAAATCAGAGAGGTTTTCGGGAGGAGCAAATTGGATAAAAAAATTCAAAGCATAAAAGACCACTATATTATCTGCGGGCATGGAAGGATGGGAAAGATCATCTGCAAGGAGATGCTCCAGCACGGGGCGCCCTTTGTAGTGATTGAGAATTCAGTTGAAAACCCTGCGCTTGCAAGCCCGGGAGTGCTCATGCTAAAAGGGGATGCGACACAGGATGCAGACCTGAAAGAGGCTGGTATCGAGAGGGCAAAGGGGCTGATATCGGTGCTGCCGTCAGATGCCGACAACCTGTATGTGGTTCTTTCTGCCAGAGGGCTGAACCCAAAGCTCAGGATAGTTGCGAGGGCAGGCGAGGAAGGGTCTGACAAGAAACTTCTAAGGGCAGGGGCTGACAACGTCATATCGCCTTATCAGATCGGCGGGCTCAGGATAGCGCACACACTTCTTAAGCCGTCAGTTGTAGACTTTTTAGAATTTGCAACACGCAGCGGAAACCTTGAGCTCCAGATAGAAGAGGTAAAGGTTAAGAAGGAATCAAACTTTACCGGCAGGACACTTGATGAGTGCGGGCTCCGCAAGGCATTGAGGGTCATAATTGTGGCGATAAAGAGAGAGACAGGGGAGATGGAATTCAACCCCACATCATCAAGCATTATCAAGACAGGTGATACGCTTATCGCAATGGGTGAAAAGAAACAGCTTAAAGAGCTTGCGCAGTTGATCGGAGCGTAA